DNA from Microvirga ossetica:
GGCCTCCTCGACGGTGATGACACCCTCGTTGCCGACCTTCTGCATCGCCTGGGCGATCATCTCGCCGATGGAGGCATCACCATTGGCCGAGATGGTGCCGACCTGAGCGATCTCCTCAGATGAAGCCACCTTCTTGGCGCGGGACTGGATGTCCTTCACCGCCTCGGCGGTGGCAAGATCGATGCCGCGCTTGAGGTCCATCGGGTTCATGCCGGCGGCAACCGCCTTGGCGCCCTCGCGGACGATGGCCTGGGCCAGAACGGTCGCGGTGGTGGTGCCGTCACCAGCCACATCGCTCGCCTTCGAGGCCACTTCGCGCACCATCTGGGCGCCCATGTTCTCGAACTTGTCGGCGAGCTCGATCTCCTTGGCCACGGTGACGCCGTCCTTGGTGATGCGCGGAGCGCCGTAGCTCTTTTCCAGCACCACGTTGCGGCCCTTGGGGCCCAGCGTGACCTTTACGGCGTTGGCCAGAATATCGACACCGCGCAGCATCCGATCGCGTGCATCAGTGGAGAATTTTACGTCTTTGGCAGCCATGAGCTGAACTCCTGTTATTTGTTATCTGTTCGGGCTGGGCTGTTTAAGCTGCCTTCTGAGCCGCGGCGGACTGTTCGATCACGCCCATGATGTCGGATTCCTTCATGATCAGGAGATCCTGGCCATCGATACGCACCTCGGTGCCGGACCACTTGCCGAAGAGCACGCGGTCGCCGGCCTTCACGTCGAGGGCGACGACCTTGCCGCTCTCGTCACGGGCGCCGGGGCCGACGGCGACGATCTCGCCCTCTTGCGGCTTCTCCTTGGCGGTGTCCGGGATGATGATGCCGCCGGCCGTCTTCTCTTCGGCTTCGATGCGGCGGACGACGACGCGGTCGTGCAGCGGACGGAACTTCATGGGCAAGCCTCCTCGTTCTAGAATTGGGGGCACTCGTCTGCGCCGAGCAGCACGTTTAGCACTCGACGCATGGGAGTGCTAACGCGAGTTGATAGCCTGATGCCCCGGTTCAGGCAAGCACATCCTTCAAGAGAAGCTGAACCGTATTCTTGTGCGCGGCGTTGAGCTGTCATAGGCCGCTTGGCCGTTCAGAGATGGGGTTCAGCAGTG
Protein-coding regions in this window:
- the groES gene encoding co-chaperone GroES — its product is MKFRPLHDRVVVRRIEAEEKTAGGIIIPDTAKEKPQEGEIVAVGPGARDESGKVVALDVKAGDRVLFGKWSGTEVRIDGQDLLIMKESDIMGVIEQSAAAQKAA